gttagtagttggattttgattcctttataatcctcttgatattctcttgttacttgttattccctgaagcatgttttccccctcccatctttacttgtttattcctattttacTTTTCGCTGTATAGTATATagctgcacaagtttatttggtagtccggtcctagcctcatcactacttcgccgaggttaggctaggcacttaccagcacatggggtcagttgtgctgatactacaatctgcactgtgtgcagatactgataccggagcgcTTGGAccatagtgagggtgctgtcttcagtccacacaggcgacccgaggtagtcctgcagacgtccgcgggccttggcattacctcttatcttcctttattcctgtttctttcatgtatttccagagacagtgttgtattaatttctttcagacctttactTGTAGTAATCTTAGACTGTTTATGATACTATGACTCCAGTTCTGGGAAGTTTTTGGTTAAACAACTGTATTGGATTCATGCTCAGCtagtttattgtttttcttccacTTAAGTTAAATTCCGATGTTTAAAAGTTAGTGCTTCATAATTGCTAAAAGGGTATAAAAAATGGATAAAGGTAAtatgttcaataattggcttgcctagctcatattagcaagcgccatcacgactcccaaagGTGGGGAAAACTCGGTCGTGATAAGAACGTTTTCATCCATACAGCTTCCTTAGCAACTTCACTAGCTGCTATATATTTTGCTTCAGTCATTGAATTAGctactgtagcttgtttggaacttttccaactcactgcaccaccatttaaggtgaatacataaccagaaatagatttgctCTCATCTttatctgaagagaaacttgcatcagtataatcttcaagtttcaactcagaatctccatagaCGATGAATTGGcctttagtccttcttaagtacttaagaatggtcttcaccaccttccaacgttcctcaccaggatttgcctgatatctgctagtcactccaagTTCATAAGCCACATTaggacgtgtacatgtcatggtatacatgatagctcccactgcactagcatatgggatcctactcatgcgttctctctcttcaggtgttttaggacaatcctccctactgagagtaattcTAGTGCTTATTGgtagatagcctcttttggaattatccatgttatacctctttaagatggtatcaatgtacaaagactaggaaagtccaagcagcttcctagatctatctctatagatctttattcctaatatataagctACTTCTCCGAAGTTCTTCATGGAGAACtgttcagatagccaaatcttggtactttgcaaTGCCAGTATGTCATTTcctatgagcaatatatcatcaacatacaatactaagaatataattgtgctcccactaacctttttgtacaca
The Nicotiana sylvestris chromosome 11, ASM39365v2, whole genome shotgun sequence DNA segment above includes these coding regions:
- the LOC138881712 gene encoding secreted RxLR effector protein 161-like — its product is MDNSKRGYLPISTRITLSREDCPKTPEERERMSRIPYASAVGAIMYTMTCTRPNVAYELGVTSRYQANPGEERWKVVKTILKYLRRTKGQFIVYGDSELKLEDYTDASFSSDKDESKSISGYVFTLNGGAVSWKSSKQATVANSMTEAKYIAASEVAKEAVDGKENAADPFTKALGAKEYDKDNWKLGMKYKSDWL